One genomic region from Vanacampus margaritifer isolate UIUO_Vmar chromosome 2, RoL_Vmar_1.0, whole genome shotgun sequence encodes:
- the ppp1caa gene encoding protein phosphatase 1, catalytic subunit, alpha isozyme a yields MAEPDKLNIDSIIQRLLEVKGSRPGKNVQLTESEIRGLCLKSREIFLSQPILLELEAPLKICGDVHGQYYDLLRLFEYGGFPPESNYLFLGDYVDRGKQSLETICLLLAYKIKYPENFFLLRGNHECASINRIYGFYDECKRRYNIKLWKTFTDCFNCLPVAAIVDEKIFCCHGGLSPDLQSMEQIRRVMRPTDVPDQGLLCDLLWADPDKDVLGWGENDRGVSFTFGADVVAKFLHKHDMDLICRAHQVVEDGYEFFAKRQLVTLFSAPNYCGEFDNAGAMMSVDETLMCSFQILKPADKKLYPYGGGAGMGSGRPVTPPRNSAKAAKAKK; encoded by the exons ATGGCGGAGCCGGACAAATTAAACATTGACTCGATCATTCAACGTCTTTTGGAAG TCAAGGGCTCTCGGCCCGGCAAGAACGTGCAGCTGACAGAGAGCGAGATCCGCGGGCTGTGCCTCAAATCTCGTGAGATCTTCCTGAGCCAGCCCATCCTGCTGGAGCTGGAGGCCCCCCTCAAAATTTGTG GCGATGTTCATGGCCAGTACTACGACCTTTTGCGGCTGTTTGAGTATGGCGGCTTCCCTCCGGAGAGCAACTACCTGTTTTTGGGCGACTACGTGGACCGAGGCAAGCAGTCCCTGGAGACCATCTGCCTGCTCCTTGCCTACAAGATCAAGTATCCGGAGAACTTCTTCTTGCTGCGCGGCAACCACGAGTGCGCCTCCATCAACCGAATCTACGGCTTCTACGACGAGT gCAAGCGAAGGTATAACATTAAACTGTGGAAGACCTTCACAGACTGCTTCAACTGTTTACCAGTGGCTGCTATTGTAGACGAGAAGATCTTCTGCTGTCATGGAG GCCTGTCTCCCGATCTCCAGTCCATGGAGCAGATCCGCCGAGTCATGCGGCCAACCGACGTGCCCGACCAGGGTCTGCTGTGCGACCTGCTGTGGGCAGACCCCGACAAGGATGTGCTGGGATGGGGCGAGAACGACCGCGGCGTCTCCTTCACGTTTGGTGCTGACGTGGTGGCCAAGTTTCTACACAAGCACGACATGGACCTCATATGCAGGGCGCATCAG GTGGTAGAAGACGGCTACGAGTTCTTTGCCAAGAGGCAGCTGGTCACTCTCTTCTCCGCTCCCAACTACTGTGGAGAGTTTGACAACGCTGGTGCCATGATGAGTGTAGACGAGACGCTCATGTGCTCCTTCCAG ATCCTGAAGCCAGCGGATAAGAAGTTGTATCCTTACGGCGGCGGTGCTGGAATGGGATCAGGAAGGCCCGTCACCCCGCCACGAAATTCTGCCAAGGCCGCTAAGGCTAAGAAATAA